From the Solea senegalensis isolate Sse05_10M linkage group LG16, IFAPA_SoseM_1, whole genome shotgun sequence genome, one window contains:
- the LOC122782884 gene encoding rho guanine nucleotide exchange factor TIAM2-like isoform X1 has translation MGNSESQYSIQGPKGTSFVFLGKPKPYPLKLRSAKDDTLSPRTWWRSAPVGSGYKARCIGRGCLSPPKSRQPYSTRHCDFISKGLKGSPSEHRWHRPPPGCGTRRRHMSDEYEDNPYGAELNVNTLEKHGDEQEVLEEQSSPRVVIKKDGSLRVEFTNTSGNPLILDEATGPVQLLKFSPNVESASTSSLPGSSGSGLDGHRCGPPPASTSSTARTSKGSSLSSDGSWYDSPWGPSAEMCEQDQPSSAGSTQVQSPIHERDSFTEQSPPVSITDFYRDSSMAATFPTTGDLSSQLLEPPPGRRPHRASFASVLDAPLEEECSEVRQYSSYTLPCRRPKAHTMSEDLDHYPDQEQHQEKSVPEFGSHYKRDSIKNRMRRFSDWTGSLSRKKRKSLETRYKEMSDAFDSGVDGLTADTSSPSQVSSLVWFPGAPRTQSSGAIHQTTSDALRQNIYENFMRELDMGIGQGGGGGGGGGAGDTKDPSIGTEEGESSSESAEGSLEELDLLFEKEQGVVRRAGWLSFKPLITLHKDRKLELVSRRKWKQYWVTLKGCTLLFYETYGKGSSEQELSPRYALLAEDSIVQAVPEHPKKENVFCLSNSYGDVYLFQASNQTDLENWVTSIHSASASLLAKRQGKEDTVRLLRSQVRGLLQKIDMDGKMKKMAELQLTVVNDPKNRRAIENQIQQWEQNLERFNMDLFRMRCYLASLQGGELPNPKSLLAIASRPTKSTLGRLGIFSVSSFHALICSRDEATLRRRSFSLTCRQRKRGLFSSLKGLDNLTKRGRDKRPSVSQVFERDAGGQTYALPPRNTERLDVLNSIYSMSPPEGGAWDSASCATDVTLSCVFMPDGLTVRVPLRREQSASDLLSAACKVKQLDPSVHCLRRHRRVGQDVEVRLVAPGELLSDLVNEQLEVFPVNVFTLHMNRPSSTGDFGFAVTGHIDSQKNSRIFVSEVLPEGLAFDGGLRPGDEILTLNGRCVSGLDLALMQSLFAEQSLHLSLRRDGARLPSVASDHPAPPQEVRSKHQRAKSSSDVCSAADGVASPCVGLENGHSLCIHRPVQHSKSVDTVCTLYHSSQEGTGSGSGAGSLMEDTKESRVRQGVELGSGPAGAATLRRPCPKHMSATERLRKVIQELVDTEKSYVKDLECLFEIYLKPLHNESFLSLDEMESLFGSLPEMLDFQRVFLQTLEERIASSPDFSTLETPSQFKKLLFSLGGSFLYYADHFKLYSGFCANHIKVQKVLERAKTDQAFKEFLDARNPTKQHSSTLESYLIKPVQRVLKYPLLLRELVSLTDADSEEHYHLTEALKAMEKVASHINEMQKIYEDYGSVFDQLVAEQTGHDKEVTEISMGEFLMHSSVVWLNPHASLGRMRKDPEMTVFVFKRAVILVYRENNKVKKKMANPRSALCHGDSDPFKFRWLIPLSALQVRLGNTAGTGTESSCIWELIHSRSEVKGRPETVFQLCSSLPESKVNVIKVIRSILRENVRRSMRSVGTQQRSGRERLAPLRCTLPSSARLGSSRASWLCKQPLGDLSTQTGSPKPGPDSDEGSLSSGTFSLSGAPPPCTSSPSPDSRVLPVQETSASNSQPRSSSSVKESDILSDEDDDGFSEGGTRTDSGDGSSPASGVEAQFLQLTLSEDAASDAAALAPCVQPEGTEVDDTPETQPKVMRRHFSAMRRKPNSFRSQPALLSMKEHSRSLDGQTDAAASSGVVVDLNVLLEREFSVQSLTSVVNEDFFFDQAESCAADSGNPTSS, from the exons ATGGGAAATTCCGAGAGCCAGTACAGCATCCAAGGGCCCAAAGGCACCAGCTTTGTCTTCCTTGGGAAACCGAAGCCATATCCGCTGAAGCTCCGTTCAGCCAAAGATGACACTTTGTCACCGCGTACGTGGTGGAGAAGTGCTCCTGTAGGCTCAGGGTACAAGGCCAGGTGTATTGGCCGTGGCTGTTTGTCCCCTCCTAAAAGCAGACAGCCTTACTCCACGCGGCACTGTGACTTTATTTCTAAGGGACTCAAGGGCAGTCCAAGTGAGCACCGCTGGCACCGACCCCCCCCTGGATGTGGCACACGAAGGCGGCATATGTCGGATGAGTACGAAGATAATCCTTACGGGGCCGAGCTCAACGTGAACACCCTGGAAAAACACGGCGATGAACAAGAAGTTTTAGAAGAACAAAGCAGTCCCCGCGTGGTGATAAAGAAGGACGGCAGTCTCAGGGTGGAGTTCACCAACACCTCGGGTAATCCCCTCATCCTGGATGAGGCCACTGGCCCCGTGCAGCTCCTCAAGTTCTCGCCCAATGTGGAGTCCGCCTCGACGTCCAGTCTGCCCGGTTCCAGTGGTAGCGGGCTGGACGGCCACCGCTGTGGTCCTCCGCCTGCCTCTACCTCGTCCACAGCCAGGACCAGCAAGGGGAGCTCTCTGAGCTCAGATGGTTCTTGGTATGACAGCCCCTGGGGGCCCAGCGCAGAGATGTGCGAGCAAGACCAACCCTCCTCTGCCGGCAGCACTCAAGTTCAGTCCCCAATCCACGAACGCGACTCATTCACCGAGCAATCTCCCCCCGTATCTATCACAGATTTCTACAGGGACTCCTCAATGGCTGCCACCTTCCCCACAACCGGCGACTTGTCGTCCCAGTTACTGGAGCCACCGCCAGGCCGGAGGCCACACCGAGCCTCCTTTGCGTCTGTCCTGGATGCGCCCTTGGAGGAAGAGTGCTCCGAGGTCCGGCAGTACTCATCGTACACTCTGCCCTGCCGCAGGCCCAAAGCCCACACCATGAGTGAGGACCTGGACCACTACCCTGACCAGGAGCAGCACCAGGAGAAGAGTGTGCCCGAGTTTGGCTCTCATTACAAGAGAGACTCTATCAAAAACCGCATGAGACGCTTCAGTGACTGGACGGGCAGTCTAAGCCGCAAGAAGAGGAAGTCCCTG GAAACCAGGTACAAGGAGATGAGTGACGCGTTTGACAGTGGAGTCGATGGCCTCACTGCAGACACCAGCTCTCCCTCCCAGGTCTCCAGCCTGGTCTGGTTCCCCGGTGCACCCAGGACCCAATCCTCAGGAGCCATTCACCAAACAACCAGCGACGCCCTCCGCCAAAACATTTACGAGAACTTCATGAGGGAGCTGGACATGGGCATtggacagggaggaggaggaggaggaggggggggagcaGGTGATACAAAAGACCCATCTATCGGCACCGAAGAGGGCGAGAGTAGCAGTGAGTCGGCGGAGGGCTCTCTCGAGGAGCTCGATCTGCTGTTTGAAAAGGAACAGGGAGTAGTCCGACGGGCCGGCTGGCTTTCTTTTAAACCTCTCATCACGCTGCACAAAGACAGGAAGCTGGAGCTGGTCAGTCGCCGCAAGTGGAAGCAGTACTGGGTGACCCTTAAAG gatgTACGTTGCTCTTCTATGAGACTTACGGTAAAGGCTCTTCAGAGCAGGAACTGTCTCCCCGCTACGCTCTCTTGGCCGAGGACAGTATCGTCCAGGCCGTTCCTGAACATCCCAAAAAGGAGAACGTCTTCTGCCTTAGCAACTCGTATGGAGACGTTTACCTCTTTCAG GCCAGCAACCAGACCGACCTGGAGAACTGGGTGACATCCATCCACTCTGCCAGCGCCTCACTGCTGGCTAAGCGTCAGGGGAAGGAGGACACCGTGCGTCTGCTGCGGAGCCAGGTCCGCGGTCTGCTGCAGAAGATCGACATGGATggaaagatgaagaaaatggCCGAGCTGCAGCTGACCGTAGTCAATGACCCGAAGAACCGCAGGGCTATCGAGAACCAA ATCCAGCAGTGGGAGCAGAATCTGGAGAGGTTTAACATGGACCTCTTCAGGATGCGCTGTTACCTGGCCAGTCTTCAGGGCGGAGAGCTGCCCAACCCAAAGAGCCTGCTCGCTATTGCCAGCCGCCCCACCAAGAGCACTCTGGGACGCCTGGGGAtcttctccgtctcctccttCCACGCACTG ATCTGTTCCAGAGATGAAGCCACACTCAGGAGGCGCTCCTTCTCCCTGACCTGTAGACAGCGCAAGAGAGGTCTCTTCTCTTCGCTCAAAGGCCTCGACAACCTCACAAAACGAGGCCGGGACAAGAGGCCGTCTGTATCGCAg GTCTTTGAAAGAGACGCAGGAGGTCAAACATATGCGCTGCCTCCTCGGAACACTGAG AGACTGGACGTGCTCAACAGTATTTACTCCATGTCGCCCCCCGAGGGAGGTGCATGGGACAGCGCCAGTTGTGCCACAGATGTCACGCTGTCATGCGTCTTCATGCCAGACGGCCTGACAGTCCGGGTTCCCCTCAGAAGAGAGCAGTCAGCCTCCGACCTTCTCTCTGCGGCGTGCAAG GTAAAACAGCTGGACCCGAGTGTGCACTGCCTGCGACGGCACAGGCGCGTGGGTCAGGACGTGGAGGTTAGATTGGTGGCACCCGGAGAGCTCCTCAGCGATCTG GTCAATGAACAGTTGGAGGTTTTCCCAGTGAATGTGTTTACGCTGCACATGAACAGGCCGAGCAGCACTGGGGACTTTG GATTTGCAGTCACAGGACACATCGACAGCCAGAAGAACAGCCGCATCTTTGTCAGCGAGGTGCTTCCCGAGGGACTCGCCTTTGACGGAG GTTTGCGCCCAGGCGATGAGATCCTGACGTTAAACGGCCGCTGTGTGTCCGGCCTGGACCTGGCGCTCATGCAGTCGCTGTTTGCAGAACAGTCCCTGCACCTGAGCCTGAGGCGGGACGGCGCGCGGCTGCCCAGCGTGGCCTCCGACCACCCGGCACCGCCTCAGGAAGTTCGCAGCAAGCACCAACGAGCCAAGTCCTCCTCAG aCGTGTGCAGTGCAGCTGATGGTGTTGCGTCGCCGTGCGTAGGACTGGAGAATGGTCACTCCCTCTGCATTCACAGGCCTGTGCAGCACAGCAAG AGTGTGGACACTGTGTGCACTCTTTACCACTCCTCTCAGGAAGGAACAGGCTCAGGTTCAGGTGCCGGGAGCCTAATGGAGGACACCAAGGAATCTCGGGTGAGGCAGGGAGTGGAGCTGGGGTCAGGTCCCGCGGGGGCGGCCACCCTGCGTAGACCTTGCCCCAAACACATGAGCGCCACCGAGAGGTTACGCAAGGTCATCCAGGAGCTGGTGGACACGGAGAAATCATACGTGAAG GACCTGGAGTGTTTGTTTGAGATCTACTTGAAACCCCTGCATAATGAGAGCTTCCTCTCACTGGACGAG ATGGAGAGTCTGTTTGGCAGCCTGCCAGAGATGCTGGACTTCCAGAGGGTCTTCTTACAGACGCTGGAGGAGAGGATTGCCTCCTCGCCGGACTTCAGCACCCTGGAGACCCCGTCACAGTTCAAG AAGCTGCTGTTTTCTCTCGGGGGTTCGTTCCTCTACTACGCCGACCACTTCAAGCTTTACAGTGGCTTCTGTGCCAACCACATCAAGGTCCAGAAGGTCCTGGAGAGAG CTAAGACGGATCAGGCCTTTAAGGAATTCCTGGACGCGAGGAACCCCACCAAGCAGCACTCATCCACCCTGGAGTCCTACCTGATTAAGCCGGTGCAGAGGGTGCTCAAGTACCCGCTGCTGCTCAGGGAGCTGGTGTCGCTCACCGACGCCGACAGCGAGGAACACTACCATCTCACGG AGGCTCTGAAAGCCATGGAGAAGGTGGCCAGCCACATCAACGAGATGCAGAAGATCTACGAGGATTACGGCTCCGTGTTCGATCAGCTGGTGGCCGAGCAGACGGGTCACGACAAGGAG GTCACAGAAATCTCCATGGGTGAGTTTCTCATGCATTCCTCCGTGGTCTGGCTCAACCCACACGCTTCTCTGGGCCGCATGAGGAAAGACCCCGAAATGACCGTGTTTG TGTTCAAGAGAGCAGTGATATTGGTCTACAGGGAAAACAACaaggtgaaaaagaaaatg GCCAACCCACGTTCAGCGCTCTGTCACGGAGATTCAGACCCGTTTAAGTTCCGCTGGCTCATCCCGCTGTCGGCGCTGCAAGTCAGATTGGGAAATACTGCAG GAACAGGCACAGAAAGCAGCTGCATCTGGGAGCTGATTCACTCCAGGTCTGAGGTGAAAGGACGACCGGAGACGGTCTTTCAGCTGTGCAGCAG TTTGCCAGAGAGCAAGGTCAACGTCATCAAGGTGATCCGCTCCATCCTCAGAGAGAACGTGAGGAGGAGCATGAGGAGCGTCGGCACGCAGCAGAGGAGCGGTAGAGAGCGTCTGGCCCCTCTGCGCTGCACGCTGCCCTCGTCCGCGAGGCTCG GTTCCTCCAGGGCTTCCTGGTTGTGTAAACAGCCACTTGGAGATCTCTCCACGCAGACAGGAAGCCCGAAGCCGGGGCCAGACTCAGACGAGGGAAGCCTGAGCAGCGGAACCTTCAGTTTATCTGGCGCTCCTCCGCCCTgcacctcctccccctcccctgaCTCCCGCGTCCTCCCCGTGCAGGAGACGTCTGCGTCCAATTCACAGCCCCGCTCCTCCTCGTCAGTCAAAGAGTCCGATATTTTAAGTGATGAGGACGACGACGGCTTTAGTGAGGGGGGGACGAGGACGGACAGTGGAGACGGCAGCTCCCCGGCCAGCGGCGTGGAGGCTCAGTTCCTCCAGCTCACTCTTTCAGAGGACGCCGCTTCAGACGCCGCCGCGCTGGCGCCCTGTGTCCAACCCGAGGGCACGGAGGTGGACGACACTCCAGAGACGCAACCCAAAGTCATGCGAAGACACTTCAGCGCCATGAGGAGGAAACCCAACAGTTTCAGGAGCCAGCCGGCGCTGCTGAGCATGAAGGAGCACAGCAGGTCGCTGGACGGCCAGACCGACGCGGCCGCGTCCTCTGGCGTGGTCGTGGACCTGAACGTGCTGCTGGAGCGGGAGTTCAGCGTTCAGAGTCTGACGTCTGTCGTCAACGAGGACTTCTTCTTTGACCAAGCTGAGAGCTGTGCCGCTGACTCTGGGAATCCCACCTCCTCGTAG
- the LOC122782884 gene encoding rho guanine nucleotide exchange factor TIAM2-like isoform X2: MGNSESQYSIQGPKGTSFVFLGKPKPYPLKLRSAKDDTLSPRTWWRSAPVGSGYKARCIGRGCLSPPKSRQPYSTRHCDFISKGLKGSPSEHRWHRPPPGCGTRRRHMSDEYEDNPYGAELNVNTLEKHGDEQEVLEEQSSPRVVIKKDGSLRVEFTNTSGNPLILDEATGPVQLLKFSPNVESASTSSLPGSSGSGLDGHRCGPPPASTSSTARTSKGSSLSSDGSWYDSPWGPSAEMCEQDQPSSAGSTQVQSPIHERDSFTEQSPPVSITDFYRDSSMAATFPTTGDLSSQLLEPPPGRRPHRASFASVLDAPLEEECSEVRQYSSYTLPCRRPKAHTMSEDLDHYPDQEQHQEKSVPEFGSHYKRDSIKNRMRRFSDWTGSLSRKKRKSLETRYKEMSDAFDSGVDGLTADTSSPSQVSSLVWFPGAPRTQSSGAIHQTTSDALRQNIYENFMRELDMGIGQGGGGGGGGGAGDTKDPSIGTEEGESSSESAEGSLEELDLLFEKEQGVVRRAGWLSFKPLITLHKDRKLELVSRRKWKQYWVTLKGCTLLFYETYGKGSSEQELSPRYALLAEDSIVQAVPEHPKKENVFCLSNSYGDVYLFQASNQTDLENWVTSIHSASASLLAKRQGKEDTVRLLRSQVRGLLQKIDMDGKMKKMAELQLTVVNDPKNRRAIENQIQQWEQNLERFNMDLFRMRCYLASLQGGELPNPKSLLAIASRPTKSTLGRLGIFSVSSFHALICSRDEATLRRRSFSLTCRQRKRGLFSSLKGLDNLTKRGRDKRPSVSQRLDVLNSIYSMSPPEGGAWDSASCATDVTLSCVFMPDGLTVRVPLRREQSASDLLSAACKVKQLDPSVHCLRRHRRVGQDVEVRLVAPGELLSDLVNEQLEVFPVNVFTLHMNRPSSTGDFGFAVTGHIDSQKNSRIFVSEVLPEGLAFDGGLRPGDEILTLNGRCVSGLDLALMQSLFAEQSLHLSLRRDGARLPSVASDHPAPPQEVRSKHQRAKSSSDVCSAADGVASPCVGLENGHSLCIHRPVQHSKSVDTVCTLYHSSQEGTGSGSGAGSLMEDTKESRVRQGVELGSGPAGAATLRRPCPKHMSATERLRKVIQELVDTEKSYVKDLECLFEIYLKPLHNESFLSLDEMESLFGSLPEMLDFQRVFLQTLEERIASSPDFSTLETPSQFKKLLFSLGGSFLYYADHFKLYSGFCANHIKVQKVLERAKTDQAFKEFLDARNPTKQHSSTLESYLIKPVQRVLKYPLLLRELVSLTDADSEEHYHLTEALKAMEKVASHINEMQKIYEDYGSVFDQLVAEQTGHDKEVTEISMGEFLMHSSVVWLNPHASLGRMRKDPEMTVFVFKRAVILVYRENNKVKKKMANPRSALCHGDSDPFKFRWLIPLSALQVRLGNTAGTGTESSCIWELIHSRSEVKGRPETVFQLCSSLPESKVNVIKVIRSILRENVRRSMRSVGTQQRSGRERLAPLRCTLPSSARLGSSRASWLCKQPLGDLSTQTGSPKPGPDSDEGSLSSGTFSLSGAPPPCTSSPSPDSRVLPVQETSASNSQPRSSSSVKESDILSDEDDDGFSEGGTRTDSGDGSSPASGVEAQFLQLTLSEDAASDAAALAPCVQPEGTEVDDTPETQPKVMRRHFSAMRRKPNSFRSQPALLSMKEHSRSLDGQTDAAASSGVVVDLNVLLEREFSVQSLTSVVNEDFFFDQAESCAADSGNPTSS; this comes from the exons ATGGGAAATTCCGAGAGCCAGTACAGCATCCAAGGGCCCAAAGGCACCAGCTTTGTCTTCCTTGGGAAACCGAAGCCATATCCGCTGAAGCTCCGTTCAGCCAAAGATGACACTTTGTCACCGCGTACGTGGTGGAGAAGTGCTCCTGTAGGCTCAGGGTACAAGGCCAGGTGTATTGGCCGTGGCTGTTTGTCCCCTCCTAAAAGCAGACAGCCTTACTCCACGCGGCACTGTGACTTTATTTCTAAGGGACTCAAGGGCAGTCCAAGTGAGCACCGCTGGCACCGACCCCCCCCTGGATGTGGCACACGAAGGCGGCATATGTCGGATGAGTACGAAGATAATCCTTACGGGGCCGAGCTCAACGTGAACACCCTGGAAAAACACGGCGATGAACAAGAAGTTTTAGAAGAACAAAGCAGTCCCCGCGTGGTGATAAAGAAGGACGGCAGTCTCAGGGTGGAGTTCACCAACACCTCGGGTAATCCCCTCATCCTGGATGAGGCCACTGGCCCCGTGCAGCTCCTCAAGTTCTCGCCCAATGTGGAGTCCGCCTCGACGTCCAGTCTGCCCGGTTCCAGTGGTAGCGGGCTGGACGGCCACCGCTGTGGTCCTCCGCCTGCCTCTACCTCGTCCACAGCCAGGACCAGCAAGGGGAGCTCTCTGAGCTCAGATGGTTCTTGGTATGACAGCCCCTGGGGGCCCAGCGCAGAGATGTGCGAGCAAGACCAACCCTCCTCTGCCGGCAGCACTCAAGTTCAGTCCCCAATCCACGAACGCGACTCATTCACCGAGCAATCTCCCCCCGTATCTATCACAGATTTCTACAGGGACTCCTCAATGGCTGCCACCTTCCCCACAACCGGCGACTTGTCGTCCCAGTTACTGGAGCCACCGCCAGGCCGGAGGCCACACCGAGCCTCCTTTGCGTCTGTCCTGGATGCGCCCTTGGAGGAAGAGTGCTCCGAGGTCCGGCAGTACTCATCGTACACTCTGCCCTGCCGCAGGCCCAAAGCCCACACCATGAGTGAGGACCTGGACCACTACCCTGACCAGGAGCAGCACCAGGAGAAGAGTGTGCCCGAGTTTGGCTCTCATTACAAGAGAGACTCTATCAAAAACCGCATGAGACGCTTCAGTGACTGGACGGGCAGTCTAAGCCGCAAGAAGAGGAAGTCCCTG GAAACCAGGTACAAGGAGATGAGTGACGCGTTTGACAGTGGAGTCGATGGCCTCACTGCAGACACCAGCTCTCCCTCCCAGGTCTCCAGCCTGGTCTGGTTCCCCGGTGCACCCAGGACCCAATCCTCAGGAGCCATTCACCAAACAACCAGCGACGCCCTCCGCCAAAACATTTACGAGAACTTCATGAGGGAGCTGGACATGGGCATtggacagggaggaggaggaggaggaggggggggagcaGGTGATACAAAAGACCCATCTATCGGCACCGAAGAGGGCGAGAGTAGCAGTGAGTCGGCGGAGGGCTCTCTCGAGGAGCTCGATCTGCTGTTTGAAAAGGAACAGGGAGTAGTCCGACGGGCCGGCTGGCTTTCTTTTAAACCTCTCATCACGCTGCACAAAGACAGGAAGCTGGAGCTGGTCAGTCGCCGCAAGTGGAAGCAGTACTGGGTGACCCTTAAAG gatgTACGTTGCTCTTCTATGAGACTTACGGTAAAGGCTCTTCAGAGCAGGAACTGTCTCCCCGCTACGCTCTCTTGGCCGAGGACAGTATCGTCCAGGCCGTTCCTGAACATCCCAAAAAGGAGAACGTCTTCTGCCTTAGCAACTCGTATGGAGACGTTTACCTCTTTCAG GCCAGCAACCAGACCGACCTGGAGAACTGGGTGACATCCATCCACTCTGCCAGCGCCTCACTGCTGGCTAAGCGTCAGGGGAAGGAGGACACCGTGCGTCTGCTGCGGAGCCAGGTCCGCGGTCTGCTGCAGAAGATCGACATGGATggaaagatgaagaaaatggCCGAGCTGCAGCTGACCGTAGTCAATGACCCGAAGAACCGCAGGGCTATCGAGAACCAA ATCCAGCAGTGGGAGCAGAATCTGGAGAGGTTTAACATGGACCTCTTCAGGATGCGCTGTTACCTGGCCAGTCTTCAGGGCGGAGAGCTGCCCAACCCAAAGAGCCTGCTCGCTATTGCCAGCCGCCCCACCAAGAGCACTCTGGGACGCCTGGGGAtcttctccgtctcctccttCCACGCACTG ATCTGTTCCAGAGATGAAGCCACACTCAGGAGGCGCTCCTTCTCCCTGACCTGTAGACAGCGCAAGAGAGGTCTCTTCTCTTCGCTCAAAGGCCTCGACAACCTCACAAAACGAGGCCGGGACAAGAGGCCGTCTGTATCGCAg AGACTGGACGTGCTCAACAGTATTTACTCCATGTCGCCCCCCGAGGGAGGTGCATGGGACAGCGCCAGTTGTGCCACAGATGTCACGCTGTCATGCGTCTTCATGCCAGACGGCCTGACAGTCCGGGTTCCCCTCAGAAGAGAGCAGTCAGCCTCCGACCTTCTCTCTGCGGCGTGCAAG GTAAAACAGCTGGACCCGAGTGTGCACTGCCTGCGACGGCACAGGCGCGTGGGTCAGGACGTGGAGGTTAGATTGGTGGCACCCGGAGAGCTCCTCAGCGATCTG GTCAATGAACAGTTGGAGGTTTTCCCAGTGAATGTGTTTACGCTGCACATGAACAGGCCGAGCAGCACTGGGGACTTTG GATTTGCAGTCACAGGACACATCGACAGCCAGAAGAACAGCCGCATCTTTGTCAGCGAGGTGCTTCCCGAGGGACTCGCCTTTGACGGAG GTTTGCGCCCAGGCGATGAGATCCTGACGTTAAACGGCCGCTGTGTGTCCGGCCTGGACCTGGCGCTCATGCAGTCGCTGTTTGCAGAACAGTCCCTGCACCTGAGCCTGAGGCGGGACGGCGCGCGGCTGCCCAGCGTGGCCTCCGACCACCCGGCACCGCCTCAGGAAGTTCGCAGCAAGCACCAACGAGCCAAGTCCTCCTCAG aCGTGTGCAGTGCAGCTGATGGTGTTGCGTCGCCGTGCGTAGGACTGGAGAATGGTCACTCCCTCTGCATTCACAGGCCTGTGCAGCACAGCAAG AGTGTGGACACTGTGTGCACTCTTTACCACTCCTCTCAGGAAGGAACAGGCTCAGGTTCAGGTGCCGGGAGCCTAATGGAGGACACCAAGGAATCTCGGGTGAGGCAGGGAGTGGAGCTGGGGTCAGGTCCCGCGGGGGCGGCCACCCTGCGTAGACCTTGCCCCAAACACATGAGCGCCACCGAGAGGTTACGCAAGGTCATCCAGGAGCTGGTGGACACGGAGAAATCATACGTGAAG GACCTGGAGTGTTTGTTTGAGATCTACTTGAAACCCCTGCATAATGAGAGCTTCCTCTCACTGGACGAG ATGGAGAGTCTGTTTGGCAGCCTGCCAGAGATGCTGGACTTCCAGAGGGTCTTCTTACAGACGCTGGAGGAGAGGATTGCCTCCTCGCCGGACTTCAGCACCCTGGAGACCCCGTCACAGTTCAAG AAGCTGCTGTTTTCTCTCGGGGGTTCGTTCCTCTACTACGCCGACCACTTCAAGCTTTACAGTGGCTTCTGTGCCAACCACATCAAGGTCCAGAAGGTCCTGGAGAGAG CTAAGACGGATCAGGCCTTTAAGGAATTCCTGGACGCGAGGAACCCCACCAAGCAGCACTCATCCACCCTGGAGTCCTACCTGATTAAGCCGGTGCAGAGGGTGCTCAAGTACCCGCTGCTGCTCAGGGAGCTGGTGTCGCTCACCGACGCCGACAGCGAGGAACACTACCATCTCACGG AGGCTCTGAAAGCCATGGAGAAGGTGGCCAGCCACATCAACGAGATGCAGAAGATCTACGAGGATTACGGCTCCGTGTTCGATCAGCTGGTGGCCGAGCAGACGGGTCACGACAAGGAG GTCACAGAAATCTCCATGGGTGAGTTTCTCATGCATTCCTCCGTGGTCTGGCTCAACCCACACGCTTCTCTGGGCCGCATGAGGAAAGACCCCGAAATGACCGTGTTTG TGTTCAAGAGAGCAGTGATATTGGTCTACAGGGAAAACAACaaggtgaaaaagaaaatg GCCAACCCACGTTCAGCGCTCTGTCACGGAGATTCAGACCCGTTTAAGTTCCGCTGGCTCATCCCGCTGTCGGCGCTGCAAGTCAGATTGGGAAATACTGCAG GAACAGGCACAGAAAGCAGCTGCATCTGGGAGCTGATTCACTCCAGGTCTGAGGTGAAAGGACGACCGGAGACGGTCTTTCAGCTGTGCAGCAG TTTGCCAGAGAGCAAGGTCAACGTCATCAAGGTGATCCGCTCCATCCTCAGAGAGAACGTGAGGAGGAGCATGAGGAGCGTCGGCACGCAGCAGAGGAGCGGTAGAGAGCGTCTGGCCCCTCTGCGCTGCACGCTGCCCTCGTCCGCGAGGCTCG GTTCCTCCAGGGCTTCCTGGTTGTGTAAACAGCCACTTGGAGATCTCTCCACGCAGACAGGAAGCCCGAAGCCGGGGCCAGACTCAGACGAGGGAAGCCTGAGCAGCGGAACCTTCAGTTTATCTGGCGCTCCTCCGCCCTgcacctcctccccctcccctgaCTCCCGCGTCCTCCCCGTGCAGGAGACGTCTGCGTCCAATTCACAGCCCCGCTCCTCCTCGTCAGTCAAAGAGTCCGATATTTTAAGTGATGAGGACGACGACGGCTTTAGTGAGGGGGGGACGAGGACGGACAGTGGAGACGGCAGCTCCCCGGCCAGCGGCGTGGAGGCTCAGTTCCTCCAGCTCACTCTTTCAGAGGACGCCGCTTCAGACGCCGCCGCGCTGGCGCCCTGTGTCCAACCCGAGGGCACGGAGGTGGACGACACTCCAGAGACGCAACCCAAAGTCATGCGAAGACACTTCAGCGCCATGAGGAGGAAACCCAACAGTTTCAGGAGCCAGCCGGCGCTGCTGAGCATGAAGGAGCACAGCAGGTCGCTGGACGGCCAGACCGACGCGGCCGCGTCCTCTGGCGTGGTCGTGGACCTGAACGTGCTGCTGGAGCGGGAGTTCAGCGTTCAGAGTCTGACGTCTGTCGTCAACGAGGACTTCTTCTTTGACCAAGCTGAGAGCTGTGCCGCTGACTCTGGGAATCCCACCTCCTCGTAG